The Sandaracinaceae bacterium genome includes a window with the following:
- a CDS encoding elongation factor Tu, translating into VKMVMPGDNVQMKVELITPVAMEEKQRFAIREGGRTVGAGVITKITQ; encoded by the coding sequence CGTCAAGATGGTCATGCCCGGCGACAACGTGCAGATGAAGGTCGAGCTGATCACGCCGGTCGCGATGGAAGAGAAGCAGCGCTTCGCCATCCGCGAGGGCGGCCGCACGGTCGGCGCTGGCGTCATCACCAAGATCACCCAATAA